In Acidimicrobiales bacterium, a genomic segment contains:
- a CDS encoding penicillin-binding transpeptidase domain-containing protein codes for MPVVGASYRARRPVLLAVTTLTMSVGVAACGGSSSTPQATVSEFLAAWNRSDWASMYKLMVRPPEAADSPRSILEGVPASSVTRAADRPLEKGSTASTGLSSIYTLPGGIGTWQTSSTISLVNKSGRWLVDWSPSTVASGLVEGDRVVMSRSWAPRAAILGAGGAQLVSDAPVVEVGIEGSRVKDPVALTSALVAAGASQQTVSAALGAASAHPNFFEPVLTLTQAQYDQMGGNGSALYKTAGSVFKRTTQRAAITPALGAQLVGSVGPVTAEELARLGPAYGSDSTVGQTGIEQAYEKQLAGSPGATIRVVHKDGSDGATLASFSSKPGTAVTTSIDPKVQAAAEQALGGITQPGAFVAMRASTGEVLAAVGTPASSQFDAALQGRYPPGSTFKVITASALFESGLTPASPASCPPNVTIDGKPFHNAEGDSPAPTVRAAFAESCNTAFINLAVDHLQAASLPTVAAQFGLGSLIQPGLDAFAGSVPVPSDKAALAATAIGQAGVVVSPLDMATVAAAIDTGSVRAPRLIAGAGDDTATPKPLPADVVADLQSMMTDVVVSGTAAGTGLPAGTHAKTGTAEYGSGTPQPTDAWLIGYRGDIAFAMVEQGTGNGGPTDGPVVARFLKALG; via the coding sequence ATGCCCGTCGTCGGTGCTTCCTACCGTGCCCGGCGGCCGGTCCTTCTCGCCGTCACCACCCTCACCATGTCCGTGGGTGTTGCGGCTTGCGGGGGTTCGTCGAGCACGCCGCAGGCGACGGTTTCGGAGTTCCTGGCGGCCTGGAACCGGTCCGATTGGGCGTCGATGTACAAGCTAATGGTCAGGCCTCCGGAGGCCGCGGACTCACCCCGGTCGATCCTGGAGGGTGTTCCGGCAAGCTCAGTTACGCGCGCGGCCGACCGCCCTCTTGAAAAAGGTTCGACGGCGTCGACTGGTCTATCCAGCATCTACACACTCCCGGGTGGCATAGGAACGTGGCAGACATCCTCGACCATCAGCCTCGTCAACAAGTCCGGGCGGTGGCTGGTCGACTGGTCGCCCTCCACCGTTGCTTCGGGACTGGTCGAAGGCGATCGCGTGGTGATGTCGCGATCGTGGGCGCCGCGGGCGGCGATCCTGGGTGCCGGCGGCGCGCAGTTGGTCAGTGACGCCCCGGTGGTCGAAGTCGGGATCGAGGGGTCGCGGGTCAAGGATCCGGTGGCCCTGACGTCGGCATTGGTCGCGGCAGGTGCCAGCCAGCAGACGGTGTCCGCGGCTTTGGGCGCGGCGAGCGCGCACCCGAACTTCTTCGAACCGGTGCTGACCCTGACCCAGGCGCAGTACGACCAGATGGGAGGGAACGGGAGCGCGCTGTATAAGACGGCGGGGAGTGTTTTCAAGCGGACGACTCAGCGGGCGGCGATCACGCCGGCGCTGGGCGCACAGCTGGTGGGATCGGTTGGTCCGGTAACTGCCGAGGAGCTGGCGCGACTCGGGCCCGCGTACGGGTCGGACAGCACGGTCGGGCAGACCGGGATCGAGCAGGCTTACGAGAAGCAGCTTGCCGGTAGCCCGGGGGCCACGATCCGAGTGGTGCACAAGGACGGATCGGACGGCGCGACGTTGGCATCTTTTTCCTCGAAGCCCGGGACAGCGGTGACGACGAGCATCGACCCCAAGGTGCAAGCGGCGGCGGAGCAGGCGCTCGGCGGAATCACGCAGCCCGGCGCTTTCGTCGCCATGAGGGCGTCGACGGGCGAGGTCCTGGCCGCGGTCGGCACGCCGGCGAGCAGCCAGTTCGATGCGGCGTTGCAGGGCCGCTACCCGCCGGGGTCGACGTTCAAGGTGATCACCGCGTCGGCGTTGTTCGAGAGTGGTTTGACGCCGGCGTCACCCGCCAGCTGCCCGCCGAACGTGACGATCGACGGAAAACCGTTCCACAACGCCGAAGGGGACTCGCCGGCGCCAACAGTCCGCGCCGCGTTCGCCGAGTCGTGCAACACTGCCTTCATCAACCTTGCCGTCGACCACCTGCAGGCGGCGAGCCTCCCGACGGTGGCCGCGCAGTTCGGGCTGGGAAGCCTCATCCAGCCCGGGCTGGACGCGTTTGCGGGCTCGGTACCGGTTCCATCGGACAAGGCTGCGTTGGCTGCGACGGCGATCGGACAGGCCGGCGTGGTCGTGTCGCCGCTCGACATGGCGACAGTCGCCGCAGCAATCGATACAGGCTCCGTGCGAGCGCCCCGCTTGATCGCCGGCGCGGGCGACGACACCGCGACGCCGAAGCCGTTACCCGCTGACGTGGTGGCCGACCTCCAGTCGATGATGACCGACGTGGTGGTGAGCGGTACTGCCGCTGGAACGGGACTGCCGGCGGGCACGCACGCCAAGACGGGCACGGCCGAGTACGGCAGCGGAACGCCTCAGCCGACCGACGCCTGGTTGATCGGTTATCGCGGCGACATCGCCTTCGCCATGGTGGAGCAGGGCACGGGAAATGGGGGGCCTACGGACGGGCCAGTGGTGGCTCGTTTTCTGAAGGCCCTTGGCTGA
- a CDS encoding AI-2E family transporter — protein MASSTQDGAVPAASWRNLPGPLLRTAGDYAWRLIAVGFVFYWAVILAHRLTLVVVPFLISLMVAALLRPGFNFLRRRGIGRGLATLATVVGAFVILGGLITLVVVRAAEQAPQLGNEINNLLPHIKRWLIRGPLHLNAKSVNNLSTTITNSVTKNSSKIASTALSTGKEALNFVGGFLLVVFSTIFLQYDGEKVWDYALKAVPAVGRDRVDVAGKAAWTTLSHYVRGTLVVAAFHGIVMAITLTLLGVPLAFPLAVVIALGSFIPLVGAIVTGVLAVGVAGLSQGLVAAVIVVAVLIVDGQIEGHLLQPFVVGRYVRIHPLGVVLSLAAGGLLFGIFGAFAAVPTVACINSGIRAAKSYTRAPTPHEGGEIPTAGG, from the coding sequence GTGGCCAGCTCAACTCAGGACGGCGCCGTCCCTGCGGCCAGCTGGCGCAACCTGCCTGGTCCGCTACTGCGCACGGCGGGCGATTACGCCTGGCGGCTGATTGCGGTTGGCTTCGTCTTCTATTGGGCGGTAATCCTCGCCCACCGGCTGACCCTGGTGGTGGTCCCGTTCCTGATCTCGTTGATGGTCGCCGCGCTGTTGAGACCGGGCTTCAACTTCTTGCGGAGGCGGGGCATCGGACGGGGACTCGCGACGCTGGCGACAGTTGTCGGGGCGTTCGTCATCCTCGGCGGTCTGATCACCCTCGTCGTGGTCCGCGCAGCCGAGCAGGCGCCTCAGCTCGGCAACGAGATCAACAACCTCCTTCCGCACATCAAACGCTGGCTCATCAGGGGCCCGCTGCACCTCAACGCCAAGTCGGTCAACAACCTCTCGACGACGATCACCAACTCGGTCACCAAGAACAGCTCGAAGATCGCGTCGACCGCTCTGTCGACGGGCAAGGAAGCCCTCAACTTCGTGGGCGGGTTCCTTCTGGTGGTCTTTTCGACGATCTTCCTTCAATACGACGGGGAAAAAGTATGGGACTACGCGCTTAAGGCCGTCCCTGCAGTCGGGCGTGATCGTGTCGACGTGGCAGGCAAGGCGGCGTGGACCACCCTCAGCCACTACGTGCGCGGGACGCTGGTCGTCGCCGCCTTCCACGGCATCGTCATGGCGATCACCCTCACGTTGCTGGGCGTTCCGCTCGCCTTCCCTCTCGCAGTGGTAATCGCGCTCGGGAGCTTCATCCCTCTCGTCGGGGCGATCGTCACCGGCGTCCTCGCCGTGGGCGTGGCCGGGTTGAGCCAGGGGCTGGTGGCCGCGGTGATCGTCGTCGCGGTGCTGATCGTGGACGGGCAGATCGAGGGCCATCTTCTGCAGCCGTTCGTGGTCGGCCGGTACGTCCGGATACACCCGCTCGGCGTGGTCCTGTCCCTGGCCGCGGGCGGGCTCCTGTTCGGGATATTCGGTGCGTTCGCGGCCGTGCCGACCGTCGCGTGTATCAACAGCGGGATCCGCGCGGCCAAGAGCTACACCCGCGCTCCTACGCCCCACGAAGGAGGCGAGATTCCAACCGCAGGTGGATGA